Genomic window (Neorhizobium galegae bv. orientalis str. HAMBI 540):
TCTTTCGCCAAGACCAAGGAAACCTGGTCTTCGATAAGGGCGCTCGTATGGGTTTCGGTGACTACGCCGTTGCCTTTCCTTGAACGTAATACTTTGGAAAGGTTCCAACAATGAGAATGACCGACAACACTATACTGATCACCGGCGGCACGAGCGGGATTGGCCGTGCGCTTGCCGAAGCTCTTCATGATCGAGGCAACCGCGTCATCGTAACCGGACGGCGGCAGGACCTGCTGGAAAGCATCGCGGCCGGTCGCCCCGGCATTGTCGGGATGCACCTCGACTTAGGCGATCCCCACTCGCTGACGCGCCTGGCGAGCGACGTCCGCGGGCGGTTCCCCGACTTGAACGTGCTGATAGCCAACGCCGGGATTTCTCGAACTGAGGATATTGCGTCTGGTGATTGGAAGGTGGCCGAGGCCGAAGCGATTGTGCAGACGAATATCCTCGGTGTGCTGCGCGTGATTGCCGCCTTCCTGCCGACATTGAGGAAGCAACGTCAGGCAGCTATCATGGCAACCAGTTCCGCGCTCGCCTTCGTGCCTCGCGCCGACTTTGCCACATATTGCGCGAGCAAGGCGTTCCTGCATTCATGGCTGGTCTCGCTGCGCCACCAGCTTCGCACCTTGCCTGTCGAGGTTCTCGAATTGTCGCCGCCCTATGTCCAGACCGAGTTGACGGGCACCGCACAGGCTGCCGACCCTCGCGCGATGCCTCTGGGCTCTTATATTTCGGAGGTGATGGCGATGCTTGAGCATGGCAACCACCCGCGCGGCGAGTTGCTCCTCGAACGCGATCAGGCCCGCCGCTGGGCTGAACGCGACGGGACTTACGACAACATGTTTGCCGCCATCAATCGCGCCTAAAAGGGGGCCGCACGATCCCTTGGCCTGCCAGCCGACTTACCTCCAACTGAGCAAGTGAGCTACATGGCGAACCGCCTGGAGACAAGAACCAGGAGTACAAGCGGCCCTCCAAAAAGGGCCGCCATCATGATGGCGGAGAAGAGAAACCTGCCGAACAGGCGGAGAAGGGTTTTACGGGTCATTGCTTTGCAGATTTCGGCGATTGAAGTTCGTTTTCGCTGGTCGAATGCGTCCGCACCCTCCCCCCAATCCAGTGCGCCAGACTGTCGATGTAGGAGAGGATGACAGGCACGACGATCAAGGTCAGCAGGGTAGAGCTGACAAGGCCGCCGATGACGGCATGCGCCATCGGGGCCCGTTGCGCGCCACCGCCGCCGGCCGCCATCGCGAGCGGGATCATGCCAGCGATCATCGCGAGCGATGTCATGATGATCGGCCGGAACCGTACCGCGCCTGCATTGACCAGCGCCTCGCTGAGGGCCAAACCCTGCCGGCGCTCCCGATTGGCAAAATCGACCAACAGGATGCCGTTCTTGGTAACGAGCCCCATCAGCATGATGAAGCCGATCATCGAGAACATGTTGATGGTACTTCCCGCGATCATGAGGCCAATAAGCACGCCGACCAGCGACAGGGGAAGTGCCGCCATGATCGCGATCGGCTGGGTGAAGCTTCCAAACTGGGACGCCAACACGACATAGATGAAGATCACCGCCATCGTCAGCGCCTTGAACATGCCGCCTGTCGCTTTCTCAATGTCCTCGGAATCGCCACCGAATTTTATGCGGTAGCCCGCCGGAAGATCTTGCTTGGCTACCATGGCTTCCAGTTCGGCTGTGACATCCCCCGCCGCTCGGCCAGATATATCCGCCGAGATCAGGATCTCTCTGGACATGTCGAGACGACGGATTTCGGAGGCCGCCGGGACGACTGCAATGTCCGCGACCTGATCCAGCCGGACCATGCGCGGGCTACCGCTTGCGTCATCGCCTGGGACTTTGATCATCAACTCCCCGAGAGCGGCGGTGTTGGAGCGCTGGTCGCGGGGAAGCCGGACGACAACGTCGTAGGTCTGTCCGCGCGTATCGGTCCAGATGGAAACGTCTTCGCCGCCGATCAGCGGCGAGAGCATTCCGGCCAACTCGGAGATACCGATGCCCAAATCACTCGCCTGCTCACGCTTGAGCCGAACGGAAAGGATGGAATTTTCCTCGCCAGCGCTTGAATTGATGTCCACCATGCCGGGCATCCCGCGCATGCCTGTGATCAGATCCGCCGCGATCTTCTCCAGCACCCGCTGATCGTCACCGAGGATGCTCAGTTGGATCGGACTAGCGCCTCCGCCCAGGCCCTCCTGGATGATGGCGATCTTGATTCCCGGTATGACGGAAAGGCGTTCCCGGATGGGGCCCGCGATGGCGGCAGGCGTCCGTTTGCGTTGCTCCAGCGGCACGAGGCTGACGAGAATAGCGGCTTTATGTTTGCCCATGGTGCTGCCGGTGTTGATCGTCGAGTAGACCGAAGCAACTTCCGGAAACTCATGCAGCGCGTTCTCGATCTGCCCCACCTTGGCGCGCGTGTAATCCAATGAAGAACCTGCCGGCGTCGTCACGTTGATCTGGAATCGACCTTCGTCCGCATTGGGAACGAATTCGACACCCACCAGAGGAACCATCAAAATGCTGCCGACGAGGATGCCGCCAGTTAGTGCGAGCGTGATGAAACGATGTCGCAGGGTCCAGCGGATGATCTGCCGATAGCGATCGGCGAGCCTTTCGAACCCGGCATCGAAGCGCGCGATCAGCCGTCCGACCGGTCCGCGCCTTGCGCCGGGCTCGGCGTCGGGATCATGCCAGACGCTGGAAAGCATCGGGTCGAGGGTGAAGGCGACGAACAGCGAGATCAGCACGGCAGCGGAAACTGTGACCCCGAACTCGTAGAAAAAGCGCCCAATCATGCCTTCCATGAACGCGACAGGCAGGAAGACCGCGACGATCGTGGCGGTCGTCGCCGTCACGGCGAGCCCGATTTCGCTGGTGCCATCGAGAGCCGCCTTGAGATGCGATTTGCCCATGTGAAGATGACGCATGATGTTCTCGCGCACCACGATCGCATCATCGACAAGAATGCCGATCGAGAGCGTCAATGCCAGCAGGCTGAGCATGTTGAGCGTGAAGCCGAGAAAATCGATGACAGCCAGCGTGCCAATCATGGCGATTGGAAGCGTCAGCCCCGTGATCACCGTGCTTCGCCATGAGTTGAGGAACAGGAAAACGATGGCGACCGCCAATGCCGCTCCCTCGATCAATGTCGATTGCACCTGGCCGAGCGACTCCTGAATGAGGGTCGAGGCGTCCGTGATGATTTGAAGCCGCATGTTTTGGGCGCTGAGTTCGGCGTTCAGCTGATCGAGCCGCTTGCGTACATCGCTCACCACCTGCACGGTATTGGCATCCCGGACCTTGACGATGGCGACGGCGAGCGCTGATTCGCCGTTATAGATCGCACGACTTTCCGGATCCGCGGCGCCATCCTTTACGGTGGCAACATCGCGGAGATAGACAGCTCCACCGCCGCGGCGAGCGACGATCATATCCAGGAGATCCTTCGGTTCCGCAATCCGCCCCTGCACCTGAATAGTGCGGTCCGTCAGACCACTGATCACGCTTCCGGCAGGCTTGTTCTGATTGGCAGCCCGGAGGGCCTTGATGACTTCGTCAACGCCGATCCCCAATGCGCGCAGCCGCGTCTCATCGATGCTGATATCGACCTGCCGTTTCTGCCCGCCGATCAGCGTCGCCTGCCCGACCCCGGCTATCGTCGTCAGTTGGCGCAACACGCGCTGGTCGGCGATCGTTGTGAGTTCGGGCATTCCGAGAGAGGGCGAACTGATCGCCATCGAAAGTATCGGTTCGTCCGATGGATTGAACCGCGCCACCACAGGTTTGTCGGCTTCCTCCGGAAGGTCTGCTTCGAGGGCTGCTATCTTGTCGCGGACGTCCTGCGCTGCCGTCGTGCTCTCCACCTCCAGCTTGAACTGGGCGATTATGACCGACCGTCCTTCGTAGGAGGTCGACGTGATTTCATCGAGGCCGCTGATCGTATTGAGCGCCTCCTCGACGGGCCTGGTCACCTCCGTCTCGATGGTTTCGGGCGTCGCACCTGGATAGGTCGTCGTGACCACGACAACCGGGACGTCGACATTCGGAAACTGGTCGACGCCGAGGCGCTGGTAGGAAAACGCGCCAAGCACAAGTAGCACCACCATCATCATGGTGGCGAAGACGGGATGACCGATCGAAATGCGGGTCAGAAACATGTCAGCCCGCCTTCGGGATCGTGACGGTGACGTCCGGTCGCAACTCAGGCAGCGGTACGGTCACGATCGTGTCGCCGTAAGCCAGGCCCTCGGAAATCTCCAGGCCGTCACTCCCGCCTGATCCCGATCCGACAGTCACGGGCTGGCGGACGAGGTGGCCTTTTTTCAGCTTGAGGACATACTCTCCCGCCTCGTCCTTGCGCAGCGAGATAGCCGGTATCACGATCGCGTCTTCATTTTGCCGGACCAGGATCGTGCCCGTCGCGAACGATCCGCCCCGCAGGCGGGCGCCCCCATTGGAGAGCCGGACATAGACCGGAATGAAGCGCGTGCCTTGATCGGCGACGGGACTGATACGATCCACGCTTCCGACAACGGTTTGCCCGTCAAGCCCGTCGATGTGCAACTCTGCCCGTTGGGCGATCGCAACGCGGTGCACATCGCGCGTGGAGACCAGGACTTTTGCTTCCAGAATGCTCGTATCAACGATCGTGAAAAGTTCGGCGCCAGCGCCGACACGAGAGCCCTGATTGATCGCCCGGCTTGCGACGACCCCGTCGAACGGCGCCAGAACTTCGGCCTCCCGCAAAGCGGTGCGTGCGATATCCGCCTGGGCTGAAAGGCTTTTCTGTCTGGCAG
Coding sequences:
- a CDS encoding SDR family oxidoreductase, giving the protein MRMTDNTILITGGTSGIGRALAEALHDRGNRVIVTGRRQDLLESIAAGRPGIVGMHLDLGDPHSLTRLASDVRGRFPDLNVLIANAGISRTEDIASGDWKVAEAEAIVQTNILGVLRVIAAFLPTLRKQRQAAIMATSSALAFVPRADFATYCASKAFLHSWLVSLRHQLRTLPVEVLELSPPYVQTELTGTAQAADPRAMPLGSYISEVMAMLEHGNHPRGELLLERDQARRWAERDGTYDNMFAAINRA
- a CDS encoding efflux RND transporter permease subunit, whose product is MFLTRISIGHPVFATMMMVVLLVLGAFSYQRLGVDQFPNVDVPVVVVTTTYPGATPETIETEVTRPVEEALNTISGLDEITSTSYEGRSVIIAQFKLEVESTTAAQDVRDKIAALEADLPEEADKPVVARFNPSDEPILSMAISSPSLGMPELTTIADQRVLRQLTTIAGVGQATLIGGQKRQVDISIDETRLRALGIGVDEVIKALRAANQNKPAGSVISGLTDRTIQVQGRIAEPKDLLDMIVARRGGGAVYLRDVATVKDGAADPESRAIYNGESALAVAIVKVRDANTVQVVSDVRKRLDQLNAELSAQNMRLQIITDASTLIQESLGQVQSTLIEGAALAVAIVFLFLNSWRSTVITGLTLPIAMIGTLAVIDFLGFTLNMLSLLALTLSIGILVDDAIVVRENIMRHLHMGKSHLKAALDGTSEIGLAVTATTATIVAVFLPVAFMEGMIGRFFYEFGVTVSAAVLISLFVAFTLDPMLSSVWHDPDAEPGARRGPVGRLIARFDAGFERLADRYRQIIRWTLRHRFITLALTGGILVGSILMVPLVGVEFVPNADEGRFQINVTTPAGSSLDYTRAKVGQIENALHEFPEVASVYSTINTGSTMGKHKAAILVSLVPLEQRKRTPAAIAGPIRERLSVIPGIKIAIIQEGLGGGASPIQLSILGDDQRVLEKIAADLITGMRGMPGMVDINSSAGEENSILSVRLKREQASDLGIGISELAGMLSPLIGGEDVSIWTDTRGQTYDVVVRLPRDQRSNTAALGELMIKVPGDDASGSPRMVRLDQVADIAVVPAASEIRRLDMSREILISADISGRAAGDVTAELEAMVAKQDLPAGYRIKFGGDSEDIEKATGGMFKALTMAVIFIYVVLASQFGSFTQPIAIMAALPLSLVGVLIGLMIAGSTINMFSMIGFIMLMGLVTKNGILLVDFANRERRQGLALSEALVNAGAVRFRPIIMTSLAMIAGMIPLAMAAGGGGAQRAPMAHAVIGGLVSSTLLTLIVVPVILSYIDSLAHWIGGRVRTHSTSENELQSPKSAKQ
- a CDS encoding efflux RND transporter periplasmic adaptor subunit, whose amino-acid sequence is MALKWTIRLTKAGMLLGGVYLAVVFIDPARGTVDANERVKEVVAAVAANQLDKPLELAPSEIADIRPMSMVERLRVSGDLEPINRAVLHAKDGGRIIEVRAVAGQAVKAGDVLARFETDDLQSFLKQREGDRDVAAAEMLLAMQSLNRIEQLAEKNIASQEQLDKARSDVAASTARQKSLSAQADIARTALREAEVLAPFDGVVASRAINQGSRVGAGAELFTIVDTSILEAKVLVSTRDVHRVAIAQRAELHIDGLDGQTVVGSVDRISPVADQGTRFIPVYVRLSNGGARLRGGSFATGTILVRQNEDAIVIPAISLRKDEAGEYVLKLKKGHLVRQPVTVGSGSGGSDGLEISEGLAYGDTIVTVPLPELRPDVTVTIPKAG